Proteins from a genomic interval of Streptomyces fodineus:
- a CDS encoding SpoIIE family protein phosphatase — MSAMESPLSETPADEDTAAPQNGATEAQEAESEGNAPEFTTVAVPEIVVRWNQELAPTLRDGIVEHGSLDRAELLDELPALWATVDAALARVGPGTLVTESVRHDSYEGWQVAALPRYDLDGGIEPRDRRDGAPQPRDRRALVQALVDAVAERPCLDLRDALNMLDVFAGIFPSGLDAICRRLLGHDLRHGLAAGMAPLHDALERRAAGCVSATCYRETAVGSRKAKGDPATDNEDAAGALRGPSGTVRCAVFDGVTGDGDGSGGKASRAALEQATRRWLMDEDLPPGELVAELDAAVGRATEGSAAAVLATVRPDGTASVVSVGDAEAWLVRPLRTSQRGDEPHRPVQGTEPPYAAWKLTPAHTGYAELLRVNPDAEGEGSSLVNFLGGGPGRWTHSTIALAPGDLLLLASDGATQPERERWFGAVLAELAAKLDASGRPPAPALAAALVQRAEALGGWDNATALVCAIGEAKDV, encoded by the coding sequence GTGAGCGCGATGGAGTCGCCGCTGAGCGAAACCCCGGCCGACGAGGACACGGCCGCGCCGCAGAACGGGGCGACAGAGGCACAGGAGGCGGAGAGCGAGGGGAACGCACCGGAGTTCACGACCGTCGCCGTCCCCGAGATCGTCGTGCGCTGGAACCAGGAGCTGGCACCGACCCTACGGGACGGCATCGTCGAGCACGGCAGCCTCGACCGGGCCGAACTCCTCGACGAACTGCCCGCGCTGTGGGCGACGGTGGACGCCGCGCTGGCCCGGGTCGGGCCCGGTACCTTGGTCACCGAGTCCGTACGGCACGACTCGTACGAGGGCTGGCAGGTGGCCGCGCTGCCGCGCTACGACCTCGACGGCGGCATCGAGCCCCGCGACCGGCGCGACGGAGCACCGCAGCCACGAGACCGGCGCGCCCTCGTACAGGCGCTGGTGGACGCCGTCGCCGAGAGGCCCTGCCTCGATCTGCGAGACGCGCTGAACATGCTCGACGTGTTCGCGGGCATCTTCCCGTCCGGCCTGGACGCCATCTGCCGCCGACTGCTCGGCCACGACCTGCGGCACGGGCTGGCCGCCGGCATGGCGCCGCTGCACGACGCCCTGGAACGCCGAGCGGCGGGCTGCGTCTCGGCCACCTGCTACCGGGAGACCGCGGTGGGCTCCCGCAAGGCCAAGGGCGATCCGGCCACCGACAACGAGGACGCGGCCGGTGCCCTGCGCGGCCCGTCCGGCACCGTGCGCTGTGCCGTCTTCGACGGCGTGACCGGCGACGGCGACGGATCCGGCGGCAAGGCTTCCCGCGCCGCGCTGGAACAGGCCACGCGGCGTTGGCTGATGGACGAAGACCTGCCCCCGGGTGAGCTGGTCGCCGAACTCGACGCGGCCGTCGGCCGGGCCACCGAGGGCAGCGCCGCGGCCGTCCTGGCGACCGTGCGCCCGGACGGCACCGCGTCCGTGGTGTCCGTCGGCGACGCGGAGGCCTGGCTCGTACGGCCGCTGCGCACGTCGCAGCGCGGCGACGAGCCGCACAGGCCGGTTCAGGGCACGGAACCGCCGTACGCAGCCTGGAAACTGACCCCGGCCCACACCGGCTACGCGGAGTTGCTGCGGGTCAACCCGGACGCCGAGGGCGAGGGGTCCTCACTGGTCAACTTCCTGGGCGGGGGCCCCGGCCGCTGGACGCACAGCACCATCGCGCTGGCCCCGGGCGACCTGCTGCTGCTTGCCTCGGACGGGGCGACGCAGCCCGAGCGGGAGCGCTGGTTCGGAGCAGTGCTGGCCGAACTGGCCGCGAAACTCGACGCGTCGGGGCGCCCGCCCGCCCCTGCGCTCGCCGCAGCCCTCGTCCAGCGGGCGGAGGCTCTGGGCGGCTGGGACAACGCCACGGCACTGGTGTGTGCGATCGGAGAGGCGAAGGACGTATGA
- a CDS encoding FHA domain-containing protein, with protein sequence MTADFAEACFLVDLSPVVRRRDIGEPGLRSLRRLALVVDAAVELARDPDAKLFLVADRSLRAGAREEFNDPADVRVLRDWVRRGLVEELEDADGRVLELCEMTGIPVITYDYYRDARVEFPFLQGNTDDFLQPTPGPDGTVRLMPLDMGVASDAQISRKSEETVLKKQGLLGPQRKPRSEVVRRNWRCPDARCTLYDTRKGSSVMLPRMRGGVPTCDLHSLELVDDGPRTATAQVKLMLDGACVARFTLEDGSTVRIGRRPGPNGIALHGLVPAERAARISRVHVELRVTGGVVRVEDVSSYGTRWRPTAGKTGPGPWRDLGTGARREFRGGDELELTEGVVLARSGRRFPTELAQEWQRRTPPSGGGSGAVTRMY encoded by the coding sequence TTGACGGCGGATTTCGCGGAGGCGTGCTTCCTCGTCGACCTGTCGCCCGTGGTGCGCCGGAGGGACATCGGCGAGCCCGGTCTGCGCTCGCTGCGCCGGCTGGCGCTGGTCGTCGACGCGGCCGTGGAACTGGCCCGCGACCCGGACGCCAAGCTGTTCCTGGTGGCCGACCGCAGCCTGCGCGCGGGGGCCCGCGAAGAGTTCAACGATCCGGCGGACGTGCGCGTGCTGCGGGACTGGGTGCGGCGCGGCCTGGTCGAGGAGCTCGAGGATGCCGACGGACGCGTCCTGGAGCTGTGCGAGATGACCGGCATCCCCGTCATCACGTACGACTACTACCGGGACGCCCGCGTGGAGTTCCCCTTCCTCCAGGGCAACACGGATGACTTCCTGCAACCGACTCCCGGTCCGGACGGCACGGTCCGGCTCATGCCCCTGGACATGGGCGTGGCGAGCGACGCGCAGATCTCCCGCAAGTCGGAGGAAACGGTCCTGAAGAAGCAGGGCTTGCTCGGGCCGCAGCGGAAACCCCGCTCCGAGGTGGTGCGGCGTAACTGGCGCTGCCCCGACGCCCGTTGCACGCTCTACGACACCCGCAAGGGATCGTCCGTCATGCTGCCCCGCATGCGCGGCGGCGTACCGACCTGCGACTTGCACAGCCTCGAACTGGTCGACGACGGGCCACGCACCGCTACCGCGCAGGTAAAGCTGATGCTCGATGGTGCCTGCGTGGCGCGCTTCACGCTGGAGGACGGCTCGACGGTACGGATCGGACGCCGGCCGGGACCGAACGGCATCGCCCTGCACGGCCTGGTGCCCGCCGAGCGCGCGGCCCGCATCAGCCGCGTGCACGTGGAGCTCCGGGTCACGGGAGGTGTCGTACGCGTCGAGGACGTGAGCAGTTACGGCACCCGCTGGCGGCCCACCGCCGGGAAGACGGGCCCCGGGCCCTGGCGTGACCTTGGCACGGGGGCGCGGCGGGAGTTCCGCGGCGGTGACGAACTGGAACTGACCGAGGGGGTCGTGCTCGCGCGCAGTGGCCGCCGTTTCCCCACGGAGCTGGCGCAGGAGTGGCAGCGGCGCACTCCGCCGTCAGGCGGGGGTTCGGGGGCTGTGACGCGGATGTACTGA
- a CDS encoding P-loop ATPase, Sll1717 family — protein MVQEVGSVRELFFGRDDAETDLTDGLLSGTVFRPNYAYREVLSGRKSLIIGRKGSGKSAICRRLAAPDGHPGACVLITPDDAAGDEIRRFELQGITADTAKSLIWRYVLAVHAARHLTLHARAAHGRRPPSAVRALRAFLRANGESDDARLYDRLRRGARGLQSANLSLKAFGVEAALGVNGTSEGARASRQLEVLEDAVADAFTALGCADAHPPLLYLVDQLEQVWTVDADSHALVTGLLLAAKHVTDRYGRAVRTALFIRADIYDTLNFSDGDKFHSDEIRITWTHDGLRDVALARARASLGAELTADQLWGRLFPPSVRGEPTAEYLFGRALPRPRDAIQFLNACRSVADERGGPVITEEDVLAATERFSRWKLQDLAKEYLVNHPFLRALFAMFENNGYFVTREMIETRFEVRREALHQDFPAYTGSLTPQGVIDVLYEAGFLGVWRGGDVVYSGGSQAPPGPGEDEFHVHPCFRPALNSLGAERVVAVQQGVLLRSDADGACERLRRLLDRAPLPATTHVETLREILSIETEALRRRTQGRAPASAQLLVIAQRFETLAVDLAGSGHAGHPVTLRLRDEARALTRTSGGAIGSGQGSNSGG, from the coding sequence TCGGGCGTGACGACGCGGAGACCGATCTCACCGACGGGCTGCTGAGCGGCACCGTCTTCCGGCCCAACTACGCCTACCGGGAGGTCCTCTCGGGGCGGAAGTCCCTGATCATCGGCCGCAAGGGCTCGGGCAAGAGCGCCATCTGCCGGCGACTGGCCGCTCCGGACGGCCACCCGGGCGCCTGCGTCTTGATCACCCCCGACGACGCCGCGGGCGACGAGATCCGGCGCTTCGAACTCCAGGGCATCACCGCCGACACCGCCAAGTCCCTGATCTGGCGGTACGTCCTCGCCGTCCACGCGGCCCGCCATCTCACCCTGCACGCGCGCGCCGCGCACGGCCGTCGCCCGCCGTCGGCCGTGCGCGCCCTGCGCGCCTTCCTGCGCGCGAACGGCGAGTCCGACGATGCCCGCCTCTACGACCGGCTCCGGCGCGGCGCACGCGGGCTCCAGTCGGCCAACCTCTCCCTGAAGGCGTTCGGCGTCGAGGCGGCTCTGGGCGTCAACGGCACGTCCGAAGGGGCCCGGGCCAGCCGTCAGTTGGAGGTGCTGGAGGACGCGGTGGCCGACGCCTTCACCGCACTGGGCTGCGCGGACGCCCATCCCCCGCTGCTCTACCTCGTCGACCAGCTCGAACAGGTGTGGACCGTCGACGCCGACAGCCACGCCTTGGTCACCGGGCTGCTACTCGCCGCCAAGCACGTCACGGACCGGTACGGCCGGGCTGTGCGGACCGCCCTGTTCATCCGCGCCGACATCTACGACACCCTCAACTTCAGCGACGGCGACAAGTTCCACAGCGACGAGATCCGCATCACCTGGACTCACGACGGCCTCAGGGACGTCGCCTTGGCCCGGGCCCGCGCCTCGCTCGGCGCGGAGCTCACCGCCGACCAGTTGTGGGGGCGGCTGTTCCCGCCGAGCGTGCGGGGCGAGCCGACCGCGGAGTATCTCTTCGGGCGCGCCCTGCCGCGCCCCAGGGACGCCATCCAATTCCTCAACGCCTGCCGGAGCGTGGCCGACGAGCGCGGCGGGCCCGTCATCACCGAGGAGGACGTGCTCGCGGCCACCGAGCGGTTCTCCCGCTGGAAGCTCCAGGATCTCGCCAAGGAGTACCTGGTCAACCATCCCTTCTTGCGGGCACTGTTCGCGATGTTCGAGAACAATGGATACTTCGTCACGCGCGAGATGATCGAGACCCGGTTCGAGGTGCGCAGGGAGGCGCTGCACCAGGACTTTCCCGCCTACACCGGCAGCCTGACCCCGCAAGGGGTGATCGACGTGCTGTACGAGGCGGGTTTCCTCGGAGTGTGGCGGGGCGGCGATGTCGTCTACTCGGGAGGCAGCCAGGCACCGCCGGGGCCGGGGGAGGATGAGTTTCATGTGCATCCATGTTTCCGACCCGCCCTCAACAGCCTGGGTGCCGAGCGGGTCGTGGCCGTCCAGCAGGGCGTCTTGCTGAGGAGCGACGCGGACGGGGCGTGCGAACGCCTGCGGCGCCTGCTGGACCGCGCGCCCCTGCCGGCGACGACGCACGTGGAGACACTGAGGGAGATCCTGTCCATCGAGACGGAAGCCCTTCGGCGGAGAACACAGGGCCGCGCTCCCGCTTCGGCTCAGCTCCTCGTCATCGCCCAGCGGTTCGAGACCCTCGCCGTCGACCTCGCCGGGAGCGGACACGCCGGCCATCCCGTGACCCTGCGTCTGCGGGACGAGGCGAGGGCCCTGACCCGCACGTCCGGTGGTGCGATCGGCAGCGGCCAGGGCTCGAACTCGGGGGGCTGA